Proteins encoded together in one Hymenobacter monticola window:
- the recG gene encoding ATP-dependent DNA helicase RecG, which produces MSFFNTRLEFLRSVGSLQRAQLLGKELNLFTYGDLIQRYPFRYLDRTQVYKVADLHDDLSYVQVRGMLRGKELVGEGPKQRLTAKVGDGTGELELVWFKGIKWVQQVAKNNQEYIVFGKPTMFNGRPQMAHPELEEVSENKPGQSFLQPVYNTSEKLKNYHRVDSKAIMRMVAELLKLAQPHIRESLSPALVQQYGLMPKAQAMQQIHFPQSPELLAAAKFRLKFEELFFVQLKLLRQRDQRKVTLAGQIFKEVPTLVDFYKNHLTFDLTGAQKRVIHDIYKDFCAGKQMNRLLQGDVGSGKTIVAFISMLMAADNGAQSCLMAPTEILADQHYVGLKVYADALGIKIGKLTGSTRTSERRVLHEELRNGTMHMLVGTHALLEDVVQFRNLGLTIMDEQHRFGVAQRSKLWQKNPHVIPHVLVMTATPIPRTLAMTLYGDLDVSVIDELPAGRKPIVTVHRFDANRLKVFEFIRDQVKIGRQVYIVYPLIEESETMDYKDLTDGYESVARAFPEMQISIVHGRMKAEEKDYEMQRFIKRETQIMVATTVIEVGVNVPNASVMVIESAERFGLSQLHQLRGRVGRGADQSYCILMTGFKLSKDARTRLETMVRTNNGFEIADIDLKLRGPGDLMGTQQSGVLDLLIADLAKDGRILSESRAAAQALLADDPNLAHPENANIRHHIESLPATAVNWSRIS; this is translated from the coding sequence ATGAGTTTTTTCAACACCCGTCTGGAGTTTTTGCGCTCGGTGGGCAGCCTGCAGCGGGCGCAGTTGCTGGGCAAGGAGCTAAACCTGTTCACCTACGGCGACCTGATTCAGCGCTACCCGTTTCGCTACCTCGACCGGACGCAGGTGTACAAGGTGGCCGACCTCCACGATGACCTCTCTTATGTGCAGGTGCGCGGCATGCTGCGCGGCAAGGAGCTGGTTGGCGAAGGCCCCAAGCAGCGCCTGACGGCCAAAGTGGGCGACGGCACCGGCGAGCTGGAACTGGTGTGGTTCAAGGGCATCAAGTGGGTGCAGCAGGTGGCCAAGAACAACCAGGAGTACATTGTTTTTGGCAAGCCGACGATGTTCAACGGCCGGCCGCAGATGGCGCACCCGGAACTGGAGGAGGTGAGCGAGAACAAGCCCGGCCAGAGCTTTCTGCAGCCGGTGTACAACACTTCGGAGAAGCTCAAAAACTACCACCGCGTGGACAGCAAGGCCATTATGCGGATGGTGGCCGAGTTGCTGAAGCTGGCCCAGCCCCACATTCGGGAGTCGTTGTCGCCGGCTTTGGTTCAGCAGTACGGGCTGATGCCCAAGGCGCAGGCCATGCAGCAGATTCACTTCCCACAGAGCCCGGAGCTGCTGGCGGCGGCCAAGTTCCGGCTGAAGTTTGAGGAGCTGTTTTTTGTGCAGCTCAAGCTGCTGCGGCAGCGCGACCAGCGCAAGGTGACGCTGGCCGGGCAGATTTTCAAGGAAGTGCCTACGCTGGTGGACTTCTACAAAAACCACCTCACCTTTGACCTGACTGGGGCGCAAAAACGCGTTATCCACGACATTTACAAGGACTTCTGCGCCGGCAAGCAGATGAACCGGCTGCTGCAGGGCGACGTAGGCTCGGGCAAAACCATTGTGGCCTTCATTTCGATGCTGATGGCAGCCGACAACGGCGCGCAAAGCTGCCTGATGGCGCCCACCGAGATTCTGGCCGACCAGCACTACGTGGGCCTGAAGGTATACGCTGATGCGTTGGGCATCAAGATTGGCAAGCTCACGGGCAGCACCCGGACCAGTGAGCGGCGCGTGCTGCACGAGGAGCTGCGCAACGGCACCATGCACATGCTGGTGGGCACCCACGCGCTACTCGAAGATGTGGTGCAGTTCCGCAACCTGGGCCTGACCATCATGGACGAGCAGCACCGCTTCGGGGTGGCGCAGCGCTCGAAGCTGTGGCAGAAAAACCCGCACGTCATCCCGCACGTGCTGGTGATGACGGCCACGCCCATCCCGCGCACGCTGGCCATGACCTTGTACGGCGACCTCGACGTGAGCGTGATTGATGAGTTGCCGGCCGGCCGCAAGCCCATCGTGACGGTGCACCGCTTTGACGCCAACCGCCTGAAGGTGTTTGAGTTTATTCGGGACCAGGTGAAGATTGGACGGCAGGTATACATCGTGTACCCGCTGATTGAGGAGTCGGAAACGATGGACTACAAGGACCTGACCGACGGCTACGAGAGCGTGGCGCGGGCCTTCCCGGAGATGCAAATCAGCATCGTGCACGGGCGCATGAAAGCCGAGGAGAAGGATTACGAGATGCAGCGCTTCATCAAGCGCGAAACGCAGATAATGGTGGCCACCACCGTGATTGAGGTGGGCGTGAACGTGCCCAACGCCTCGGTGATGGTGATAGAATCGGCCGAACGGTTTGGGCTGTCGCAGCTGCACCAGCTGCGCGGCCGTGTGGGCCGCGGCGCCGACCAAAGCTACTGCATCCTGATGACGGGCTTCAAGCTGAGCAAGGACGCCCGCACCCGCCTCGAAACGATGGTGCGGACCAACAACGGCTTCGAAATTGCCGACATCGACCTGAAACTGCGCGGCCCCGGCGACCTGATGGGCACCCAGCAAAGCGGCGTGCTCGACCTGCTGATTGCCGATTTGGCCAAAGACGGGCGCATTTTGAGCGAAAGCCGGGCCGCCGCCCAGGCCCTGCTGGCCGATGACCCCAACCTTGCGCATCCTGAGAATGCTAACATCCGGCACCACATCGAGAGCTTGCCGGCTACGGCCGTGAATTGGAGCCGAATTAGCTAG
- the gldD gene encoding gliding motility lipoprotein GldD → MRYFSTVVLLMGLGLLAGCSSAPDFTPKPKGYNRIDLPAHRYQMLGGGHPYEFEYSTEAVIKRDSSYMAQPHWLNVYYPKLHANVQITYMDVQRDRRLYNKMMEDARKLTGKHEIKATAIDERILRTPSGMKASVFELQGEVPSQFQFYTTDSTKHFLRGALYFRTATANDSLAPVIEYVKADMVQMLNTLKYK, encoded by the coding sequence ATGAGATATTTTTCAACCGTGGTGTTGCTGATGGGGCTGGGGCTGCTGGCGGGCTGTTCATCGGCGCCGGATTTCACGCCTAAGCCCAAGGGCTACAACCGCATCGACCTGCCGGCGCACCGCTACCAGATGTTGGGGGGCGGGCACCCATACGAGTTTGAATACTCGACGGAAGCGGTAATAAAGCGCGATTCTTCGTACATGGCCCAGCCGCATTGGCTGAACGTGTACTATCCCAAGCTGCACGCCAACGTGCAGATTACATACATGGACGTGCAGCGCGACCGCCGCCTCTACAACAAGATGATGGAGGACGCGCGCAAGCTCACCGGCAAGCATGAAATTAAGGCCACGGCCATTGATGAGCGGATTTTGCGGACGCCGAGTGGCATGAAGGCGTCGGTGTTTGAGTTGCAGGGCGAGGTGCCGAGCCAGTTTCAGTTCTACACCACCGACAGCACCAAGCACTTCCTGCGCGGCGCGCTCTATTTCCGCACGGCCACGGCCAATGACTCGCTGGCCCCGGTGATTGAATACGTGAAGGCAGACATGGTGCAGATGCTGAACACCCTTAAGTATAAGTAG
- a CDS encoding single-stranded DNA-binding protein: MAGVNKVILVGNLGKDPEVRHLEGGVSVAHFTLATNDYYKDKQGNRVERTEWHNISAWRGLADMADKYLKKGQQVYIEGKLRTRQYQDKDQQTRYITEIIADEISMLGGRPQGAGAAAESNGAAPAEAQQTFRQEPELDQLPF, translated from the coding sequence ATGGCCGGAGTGAACAAGGTGATTTTGGTAGGCAACCTGGGGAAAGACCCCGAAGTGCGCCATTTGGAAGGCGGTGTGAGCGTGGCTCACTTCACCCTCGCCACCAACGACTATTATAAGGACAAGCAAGGCAACCGCGTGGAACGCACCGAGTGGCACAACATCTCGGCGTGGCGCGGCTTGGCCGACATGGCTGATAAATACCTCAAGAAGGGCCAGCAGGTGTACATCGAGGGCAAGTTGCGCACCCGCCAGTACCAGGATAAAGACCAGCAGACGCGCTACATCACCGAAATCATCGCCGACGAGATTTCGATGCTGGGCGGCCGTCCGCAGGGCGCCGGCGCGGCCGCTGAGTCCAACGGCGCGGCCCCCGCCGAAGCGCAGCAGACCTTCCGGCAGGAGCCGGAGCTGGACCAGCTGCCGTTCTGA
- the mutY gene encoding A/G-specific adenine glycosylase, producing the protein MAKTLSHPSFLASALLAWYPRHHRDLPWRHTRDPYAIWLSEVILQQTRVAQGLPYYETFLAAYPTVQDLAAAPEAEVLRYWQGLGYYSRARNMHRTAQQVVAEYGGKFPDSYAELLKLRGIGPYTAAAIASFAFDEAVAVLDGNVYRVLARIFGLHSDIAAPSSRKEFQAVADQHIPATAPADFNQAIMEFGAIQCTPAKPDCLFCPLQSTCWAFQHGQVSLLPVKSKAKAARTRYFHYFVLRHGEQTYLRERREKDIWQGLYDFALAETTEPELPAAELSRHLDALGAALDTSQAAEPTAAYRHVLSHQKLEVRFHPMALAEALPEATVRDLGLRAYSVTEIEALPKPQLIANYVEQNIRTTR; encoded by the coding sequence TTGGCAAAAACCCTTTCCCATCCTTCCTTTCTGGCGTCGGCCCTGTTGGCCTGGTATCCGCGCCACCACCGCGACCTGCCCTGGCGCCATACCCGCGACCCGTACGCCATCTGGCTGTCGGAGGTAATTCTCCAACAAACCCGTGTGGCTCAGGGCCTCCCCTACTATGAAACCTTTCTGGCAGCCTACCCTACGGTGCAGGACTTAGCGGCCGCGCCCGAGGCTGAGGTGCTGCGCTACTGGCAGGGCCTGGGCTACTACTCGCGGGCCCGCAACATGCACCGCACTGCCCAGCAAGTAGTGGCCGAATACGGCGGCAAATTTCCTGACTCGTACGCGGAGTTGCTGAAGCTGCGCGGCATTGGCCCCTACACGGCCGCGGCCATTGCCTCCTTTGCATTTGATGAGGCCGTGGCCGTGCTCGACGGCAACGTGTACCGGGTGCTGGCTCGCATTTTTGGGCTGCACTCCGACATTGCGGCGCCTAGCTCGCGGAAGGAGTTTCAGGCCGTGGCCGACCAGCACATCCCCGCTACCGCACCGGCCGATTTCAACCAGGCCATAATGGAGTTTGGGGCCATTCAGTGCACGCCCGCTAAGCCCGACTGCCTGTTTTGCCCCCTGCAAAGCACTTGCTGGGCGTTTCAGCACGGGCAAGTTTCGCTGCTACCGGTAAAAAGCAAAGCTAAAGCTGCACGCACGCGCTACTTCCACTATTTCGTGCTGCGCCACGGCGAGCAAACCTACCTGCGCGAGCGGCGCGAAAAGGACATCTGGCAGGGCCTCTACGATTTTGCCTTGGCCGAAACTACTGAGCCGGAGTTGCCGGCAGCGGAGCTGAGCCGCCACCTCGACGCTCTTGGCGCTGCGCTGGACACGAGCCAGGCAGCCGAGCCCACTGCGGCCTACCGCCATGTGCTGAGCCACCAGAAACTAGAGGTGCGCTTTCACCCTATGGCTTTAGCAGAAGCGCTGCCCGAAGCTACCGTGCGGGACCTAGGCCTCCGTGCTTATTCGGTGACCGAAATTGAGGCGCTGCCGAAACCGCAGCTTATTGCTAACTATGTGGAGCAGAATATTAGGACCACACGCTAA
- a CDS encoding HU family DNA-binding protein encodes MTKAEVIAEISTKTGIEKADVLMTVEAFFKVVKDSMTEGNNIYVRGFGSFVNKKRARKVARNISKNTSLIIEEHYIPSFKPSKTFVAKIKNSKKVKSTAAKA; translated from the coding sequence GTGACTAAAGCTGAGGTAATCGCCGAAATCTCCACCAAGACCGGCATCGAGAAAGCAGACGTATTGATGACTGTTGAGGCTTTCTTCAAAGTCGTGAAAGATTCCATGACTGAAGGCAACAACATCTATGTTCGTGGCTTCGGCTCATTTGTCAACAAAAAGCGCGCCCGGAAAGTGGCCCGCAACATTTCGAAAAACACGTCGCTCATCATCGAAGAGCACTACATCCCGAGCTTCAAGCCTTCGAAAACCTTCGTAGCTAAAATCAAAAACAGCAAGAAAGTAAAATCGACTGCTGCTAAAGCCTAA
- a CDS encoding tetratricopeptide repeat protein — MATTSRSASHQLVVLAAALALVGGLFVLPKGIMKPKESRSELSKDAAATANRDGGGSKTNGSKTEASSGPVPATATDNGGAHSDDDGHDHSATGTAAAPHTAATAAQRQELNRLLKEYAAAPNAAAKATVATTLARRYNGVERFDSAGYYLEQVALAKPTAANWQQAADAYYQAFSFAATDERVKLLGGKTRELYAKVLEKEPGNLDAKTNLGMAYMASDNPVQGISYLREVLEADPRNEKALYNMGILAVQSNQYDKAVQRFKDLVKINPKNVNGQFYLGVTLARTGAKAEAKQAFLTAKTLSNDPALAASVEEEIAKLK; from the coding sequence ATGGCCACTACCTCCCGCTCTGCTTCGCACCAACTGGTTGTCCTCGCTGCCGCGCTCGCGCTGGTGGGAGGGCTTTTTGTGTTGCCGAAAGGCATCATGAAGCCCAAGGAAAGCCGTTCGGAACTGAGCAAGGATGCGGCCGCCACGGCCAACCGCGACGGCGGCGGCTCCAAGACCAACGGCTCCAAAACGGAGGCTTCTTCAGGCCCGGTACCGGCCACGGCCACCGATAACGGTGGCGCGCACTCCGACGATGACGGGCACGACCATAGCGCCACGGGCACCGCTGCTGCGCCGCACACCGCCGCCACCGCTGCCCAGCGCCAGGAACTCAACCGCCTGCTGAAGGAATACGCCGCCGCCCCCAACGCCGCAGCCAAAGCCACGGTGGCTACCACCCTGGCCCGCCGCTACAACGGCGTGGAACGGTTCGACAGCGCCGGCTATTACCTGGAACAAGTGGCCCTGGCCAAGCCTACTGCCGCCAACTGGCAGCAGGCCGCCGATGCTTACTACCAGGCGTTTAGCTTTGCCGCCACCGATGAGCGTGTTAAATTGCTCGGCGGCAAAACGCGTGAGCTGTACGCCAAGGTGCTGGAGAAAGAGCCCGGCAACCTCGACGCCAAAACCAACCTCGGCATGGCCTACATGGCCTCCGACAACCCTGTGCAGGGCATTTCCTACCTGCGCGAAGTGCTGGAGGCAGACCCCCGCAACGAGAAGGCCCTGTACAACATGGGCATCCTGGCGGTGCAAAGCAACCAGTACGACAAAGCCGTGCAGCGTTTCAAGGATTTGGTGAAAATCAACCCGAAAAACGTGAACGGCCAATTTTACCTTGGCGTAACTTTGGCCCGCACCGGCGCCAAAGCCGAAGCCAAGCAGGCATTCCTCACCGCCAAAACCCTCAGCAACGACCCGGCGCTGGCGGCCTCGGTAGAAGAGGAAATTGCCAAACTGAAATAA
- a CDS encoding Rne/Rng family ribonuclease — protein sequence MSNELVINSTQEGERIALLQDKRLIEYHFDRNDTNYSVGDIFLGTVKKVMPGLNAAFVDIGYEKDAFLHYGDLGEQYNSFTKWARTVQSGRATSAGLEKFTFEPPLDKVGKAENVFKKGQQIVVQIIKEPISTKGPRVSTDISMAGRYLVLMPFSNTISVSKKIVSKAERDRLKRLIASIKPDNFGVIIRTVAEGREVAELDKDMQDMVAKWEQLYSTLRTAKPNDKVLGELGRTSSMLRDMLNESFDSIMVDAPTMYEEMRDYIQKIAPDKLGLLKLHNSKIKIFEQTGIEKQLKTLFGKTVTVPGGGYLVIEHTEALHVIDVNSGSKSNQENDQEATALMINMLAAKEVARQLRLRDMGGIIVVDFIDMRSAESRKKVEDAVRDVMKHDKAKFTVLPITKFGLLQITRQRVRPAENIVTGEVCPTCGGTGKISASIQVTDDIDNSIDDLLVNQNQSGITLSVHPFLHAYYTKGLVSRQMKWYLKYYKWVKVVKDSSLGLTDYRIEDERGEEIQLRSQSAAMSRLQDREVQIED from the coding sequence TTGAGTAATGAATTAGTCATTAATTCTACTCAGGAAGGCGAGCGGATTGCGTTGCTGCAAGACAAGCGGCTGATTGAATACCATTTCGACCGCAACGACACCAACTACTCGGTTGGCGACATCTTCCTGGGCACCGTGAAAAAGGTGATGCCCGGCCTGAACGCAGCTTTCGTGGACATTGGCTACGAAAAAGACGCGTTTTTGCATTACGGCGACCTCGGCGAGCAGTACAACTCGTTCACGAAGTGGGCGCGCACCGTGCAAAGCGGCCGCGCCACCAGCGCTGGCCTCGAAAAATTCACGTTTGAACCCCCGCTCGACAAAGTGGGCAAGGCCGAGAACGTGTTTAAGAAGGGCCAGCAAATTGTAGTTCAGATTATTAAGGAGCCCATCTCAACGAAGGGCCCCCGCGTGAGCACCGACATTTCGATGGCCGGCCGCTACCTCGTGCTGATGCCATTTTCGAACACCATCAGTGTGAGCAAAAAGATAGTGAGCAAAGCGGAGCGCGACCGGCTCAAGCGGCTCATTGCCAGCATCAAGCCCGACAACTTCGGCGTCATCATCCGCACCGTGGCCGAAGGCCGCGAAGTGGCCGAACTGGACAAGGACATGCAGGACATGGTGGCCAAGTGGGAGCAGCTCTACAGCACGCTCCGCACCGCCAAGCCCAACGACAAGGTGCTGGGCGAACTCGGCCGCACCTCCTCCATGCTCCGCGACATGCTAAACGAGTCCTTCGACAGCATCATGGTCGACGCGCCGACGATGTACGAGGAGATGCGCGACTACATCCAGAAAATCGCGCCCGACAAGCTTGGTTTGCTGAAGCTGCACAACTCGAAAATCAAGATTTTCGAGCAAACCGGCATCGAGAAGCAGCTCAAAACGCTGTTTGGCAAGACCGTGACCGTGCCCGGCGGCGGCTATCTCGTCATCGAGCATACCGAAGCCCTGCACGTCATCGACGTGAACTCGGGCAGCAAGAGCAACCAGGAAAACGACCAAGAGGCTACTGCCCTCATGATTAACATGCTGGCGGCCAAAGAAGTGGCCCGACAGCTGCGCCTGCGCGACATGGGCGGCATCATTGTGGTCGACTTCATCGACATGCGCTCGGCTGAAAGTCGCAAAAAGGTGGAAGATGCCGTGCGCGACGTGATGAAGCACGACAAAGCCAAGTTCACGGTGCTGCCCATCACCAAGTTTGGCCTGCTGCAGATTACCCGGCAGCGGGTGCGCCCGGCCGAGAACATCGTGACCGGCGAGGTATGCCCCACCTGCGGCGGCACGGGCAAGATTTCGGCCTCCATCCAAGTAACGGACGACATCGATAACAGCATCGACGACCTGCTGGTGAACCAGAACCAGTCGGGCATCACGCTGTCGGTGCACCCGTTCCTGCACGCGTACTACACCAAAGGGTTGGTTTCGCGCCAGATGAAGTGGTACCTCAAGTACTACAAGTGGGTGAAAGTGGTTAAGGACAGCAGCCTGGGCCTGACCGACTACCGCATCGAAGACGAACGCGGTGAGGAAATTCAGCTGCGCAGCCAGTCTGCTGCCATGAGCCGCCTGCAGGACCGCGAAGTGCAAATCGAGGATTAG
- a CDS encoding porin family protein, protein MKKLFLAALASAATIGTASAQVEIGLKVSPAITSLRAESASKNAFASDGSQLGFSGGLVVDYFFGENYAFSTGLELAGKGGSIRYTDFYNNGNGVGNAFQNSYKMTTQYLQLPLTVKLFTNEIATATRLYFQVGGSLNVPIGTRINSSKFYTDPATGTENKAGDYMYFFDADALVGAGVEYALGSSTKLFAGIGYHRGLVDIDHYFESKRDFTDVTIKNSSFGLDLGIKF, encoded by the coding sequence ATGAAAAAACTATTCCTCGCCGCGCTAGCCTCTGCTGCTACCATTGGCACCGCCTCGGCCCAGGTCGAAATTGGCCTTAAAGTTTCTCCCGCCATCACCAGCCTGCGGGCCGAATCGGCTTCCAAAAATGCCTTCGCCAGCGACGGCAGCCAGCTAGGTTTCAGCGGCGGCTTGGTGGTCGATTATTTCTTCGGCGAAAACTACGCGTTCAGCACCGGCCTAGAGTTGGCCGGAAAAGGGGGCAGCATTCGCTACACCGACTTCTACAACAACGGCAACGGCGTGGGCAATGCGTTTCAGAACTCGTATAAAATGACCACGCAATACTTGCAGTTGCCTCTCACGGTCAAGCTGTTCACGAATGAGATTGCGACGGCCACTCGTCTCTACTTCCAAGTGGGCGGTTCGCTGAACGTGCCCATTGGCACCCGCATCAACAGCAGCAAGTTCTACACCGACCCCGCCACCGGTACCGAAAACAAAGCCGGCGACTACATGTATTTCTTCGACGCCGATGCCCTCGTGGGCGCTGGTGTCGAGTACGCGCTGGGCAGTAGCACCAAGCTTTTCGCCGGCATCGGCTACCACCGCGGCCTGGTCGACATCGACCACTACTTTGAAAGCAAACGCGACTTCACCGACGTGACCATCAAAAACAGTTCGTTTGGCCTTGACTTGGGTATTAAATTCTAA
- a CDS encoding gliding motility protein GldB-related protein, with the protein MNTNNFAWRRWLPLFLVGSLGLAACNKGPAEGCREDAAADAAAVSVRLKRLEQPFFAIKTSSDAQRFMDANPVFARYYLQRQPAAEKELENGLTQLATNAALQQLGRETAAAFPDSAALRHDLGELFRRVHHYFPDFRVPPANTYVSGFLAKDIYVNDSLLVMSLDWFVGPKASKRPDLPQYMLRRYTPAGLMPLLAHNVSSKYNRHELTANTMLDAMVHEGKALYFASQMLPCAPDSLLMGYTRREMVGLEANEPRVWGHFLEKNLLYSTTPFLLQKYVGERPNVPEIDKTCPGRVGQWVGLQIVRKYMAQHPGVSLGRLMAEKNAQRILNESHYRPMNESK; encoded by the coding sequence GTGAATACGAATAATTTCGCCTGGCGGCGTTGGCTGCCCCTGTTTTTAGTAGGAAGCCTCGGCCTGGCGGCTTGCAACAAAGGCCCGGCCGAAGGCTGCCGTGAAGATGCCGCGGCTGACGCCGCCGCTGTGTCCGTGCGGCTGAAGCGTCTGGAGCAGCCCTTTTTTGCCATTAAGACGTCATCCGATGCCCAGCGTTTTATGGACGCCAACCCGGTCTTTGCGCGCTACTACTTGCAGCGCCAGCCGGCCGCAGAAAAGGAGTTGGAGAATGGCCTGACGCAACTGGCCACCAACGCAGCGCTGCAGCAGTTGGGCCGCGAAACGGCGGCGGCCTTCCCCGATAGTGCGGCCTTGCGGCACGATTTGGGCGAGCTATTCCGGCGGGTGCACCACTATTTCCCCGATTTTCGGGTGCCGCCGGCCAATACCTACGTGAGTGGCTTTCTGGCCAAGGACATTTACGTGAACGACAGCCTGTTGGTGATGAGCTTGGACTGGTTTGTGGGCCCCAAGGCCAGCAAGCGGCCCGACCTGCCGCAGTACATGCTACGTCGCTACACGCCCGCCGGCTTGATGCCACTGCTGGCGCACAACGTGTCGAGCAAATACAACCGCCACGAGTTGACCGCCAATACGATGCTGGATGCGATGGTGCATGAGGGCAAGGCTCTATACTTCGCCAGCCAGATGCTACCCTGCGCCCCCGACTCGCTGCTCATGGGTTATACCCGGCGCGAAATGGTGGGCCTGGAGGCCAACGAGCCCCGCGTGTGGGGGCACTTCCTGGAGAAGAACCTGCTGTATTCGACCACGCCCTTCTTGCTGCAGAAGTACGTGGGCGAGCGCCCCAACGTGCCCGAAATCGATAAAACCTGTCCCGGACGGGTGGGACAGTGGGTGGGACTGCAAATCGTGCGCAAGTACATGGCGCAACACCCCGGCGTGTCGCTGGGCCGCCTGATGGCCGAGAAGAACGCCCAGCGCATCCTCAACGAGTCGCACTACCGGCCCATGAATGAATCGAAATGA
- a CDS encoding glycosyltransferase family 4 protein has protein sequence MHIAVFSQYHTSPDCPATSRHYTLLAHIARTHRVTLLTTPAWRSQQLTHEFPWVPAGVEIREANIPYDNKMGPARRALAFAQYAGWAVREGLRIDRPDVIWGISTPLTAAWAAAQVARWRRVPWVFEVQDLWPSFPIAMGAVPTALARQQLFRLEKRLYQSARHVLPLSPDMTRYVTNLGIAPGKVTTVLNGTDLELAARATPEAVERLRQEQGLAGKKVILYAGTFGRANDIPTLVAAAEAMAATEPDAVWLFLGHGFHEPLIAAAAARWPGRIRLVGGQARHEVFSWFALAAVSMVSFLDMPVLDTNSPAKLYDSLAVGTPVIVTNRGWTKALVEQHGCGWYVPAGDAEALAAQLRQLLAQPDMLLEAGNRGRQLATREFDRHQLAAEVQQLLERAARTLLY, from the coding sequence ATGCACATTGCCGTTTTTAGCCAGTACCACACCAGCCCCGACTGCCCGGCTACCAGCCGGCACTACACGTTGCTGGCGCACATTGCCCGCACGCACCGGGTGACGCTGCTGACCACGCCCGCCTGGCGTAGCCAGCAGCTGACGCATGAGTTTCCGTGGGTACCAGCCGGGGTGGAAATTCGAGAGGCGAACATTCCTTACGACAACAAGATGGGGCCGGCCCGGCGGGCCTTGGCGTTTGCGCAGTACGCGGGCTGGGCAGTGCGCGAGGGCTTGCGCATTGACCGTCCCGACGTGATTTGGGGCATTAGTACACCGCTCACGGCGGCCTGGGCGGCGGCGCAGGTGGCGCGCTGGCGGCGGGTGCCGTGGGTATTCGAGGTGCAGGATTTATGGCCGTCGTTTCCCATTGCCATGGGAGCGGTGCCCACGGCGCTGGCCCGGCAGCAACTGTTTCGGCTGGAGAAACGCCTGTACCAAAGCGCACGGCACGTGCTGCCGCTCTCGCCCGACATGACGCGCTACGTGACGAATTTGGGCATTGCGCCCGGAAAGGTCACGACCGTGCTGAATGGAACAGACCTGGAGCTAGCCGCCCGCGCTACCCCCGAAGCGGTGGAGCGCCTGCGGCAGGAGCAGGGCCTGGCGGGTAAAAAAGTCATTCTCTACGCCGGTACCTTCGGCCGCGCCAACGATATCCCAACGCTGGTGGCTGCCGCTGAAGCTATGGCTGCCACCGAGCCGGACGCGGTGTGGCTTTTTCTGGGCCATGGCTTTCACGAGCCGCTGATTGCGGCGGCGGCGGCGCGCTGGCCGGGGCGCATCCGGCTGGTAGGTGGCCAAGCGCGGCACGAGGTGTTTAGCTGGTTTGCGCTGGCGGCGGTGTCGATGGTGTCGTTTCTGGATATGCCGGTGCTGGACACCAATTCGCCTGCCAAGCTTTACGACTCGTTGGCCGTGGGCACGCCTGTCATCGTCACAAACCGGGGGTGGACCAAAGCCTTGGTTGAGCAGCACGGCTGCGGCTGGTACGTGCCCGCTGGCGATGCTGAGGCGTTGGCCGCACAGCTACGCCAGCTGCTAGCACAGCCCGACATGCTGCTGGAAGCTGGAAACCGGGGACGACAATTGGCTACTCGGGAATTTGACCGCCACCAATTGGCCGCAGAAGTGCAACAGCTTTTAGAGAGAGCAGCCCGCACGTTGTTGTACTAG